In a genomic window of Nocardia fluminea:
- a CDS encoding esterase/lipase family protein: MIATTHSLRRALCGFGIAAVLAAASSPAGAAPALEPTIASLAEYVNAGTVPAADGRTPTAIADTGSASGSSSGSAGSRASDAVGEGPEMSAYLPAFAYGLLHPDAAPPGANRWDCEPTAQHPRPVVLLHGTWLNAYDTFSSLSPRLAEAGYCVFTLNYGKSGLLEAGGLGAVLPGRYGVGPMADSSRQVAAFVERVRAATGSDQVDIVGHSQGGTIANHYLKFEGGQGKVGKLVSFGATHHGTSLLGIATLGRMINNAGIDIMGFYRPVIGAANVEQAVGSSFYTSLNATGDTVPGVAYTAVGSRYDEVMNPLDLGFLSAGPDATVDNIVLQNGCEQDISDHLTMMYSPRAASIALRALDPEGSPTLTCTFNPWFFGGGGSL, from the coding sequence ATGATTGCAACGACGCATTCCCTTCGCCGCGCGCTGTGCGGATTCGGCATCGCCGCGGTGCTGGCCGCGGCATCGAGCCCGGCTGGCGCGGCTCCCGCACTGGAGCCGACGATCGCCTCGCTGGCCGAATACGTGAACGCGGGCACGGTGCCCGCCGCCGACGGCCGCACCCCCACCGCCATCGCCGATACCGGCAGCGCCTCCGGTAGCAGCTCGGGTTCGGCGGGCAGCCGAGCCTCCGACGCCGTCGGCGAGGGCCCCGAGATGTCGGCCTACCTGCCCGCCTTCGCCTACGGTCTGCTCCACCCCGACGCCGCGCCGCCCGGCGCCAACCGCTGGGACTGCGAACCCACGGCGCAGCACCCGCGCCCCGTGGTGCTGCTGCACGGCACCTGGCTCAACGCCTACGACACCTTCTCCTCCCTCTCGCCGCGCCTGGCCGAGGCCGGGTACTGCGTGTTCACCCTGAACTACGGCAAATCCGGGCTGCTGGAGGCCGGTGGGCTCGGCGCGGTGCTGCCCGGCCGCTACGGGGTGGGCCCGATGGCCGACTCCTCCCGTCAGGTGGCCGCGTTCGTCGAGCGAGTACGCGCGGCGACCGGGTCGGACCAGGTCGACATCGTCGGCCATTCCCAGGGCGGCACCATCGCGAATCACTACCTGAAGTTCGAAGGCGGCCAGGGCAAGGTCGGCAAGCTGGTCAGTTTCGGCGCCACCCACCACGGCACCTCGCTGCTCGGGATCGCCACCCTGGGCCGCATGATCAACAACGCCGGCATCGACATCATGGGCTTCTACCGGCCCGTCATCGGCGCCGCCAATGTCGAACAGGCTGTGGGCTCGTCGTTCTACACCAGCCTCAACGCCACCGGCGACACGGTGCCCGGCGTCGCCTACACCGCGGTCGGCTCCCGCTACGACGAGGTGATGAACCCGCTCGACCTCGGCTTCCTGAGCGCCGGGCCGGACGCGACCGTCGACAATATCGTCCTGCAGAACGGGTGTGAGCAGGACATCTCCGACCACCTGACCATGATGTACTCCCCGCGCGCCGCCTCGATCGCGCTGCGTGCTCTCGATCCGGAAGGCAGCCCGACCTTGACCTGCACGTTCAACCCATGGTTCTTCGGCGGCGGCGGCAGTCTATGA
- a CDS encoding PucR family transcriptional regulator, which translates to MLAEHPVSELPALPALTARLLTRWPQISERMLADGLGANAPAELPDGHFTAEVLPTIYACGRAVLEAIGADREFTYAEVAAFVAPVAERHAEDRLPLPMLIGAIHGSAQSVFAEALSLALPTETAEMARVGCRLLDLLRHINMTVVETYTEVEQSIYHAEREARRELCSALVRGLPAEELAARADTILADQYTVLAIHLSEPPRVGTAANLVTRRRIRVLQRALDELTGTTTPATFDGAHGIALLSHSSETDVLDPARFDELADRLRVQFGVPVYLAEFSGVSRSAIPATARDATELTELARLRGKPGGCYRLDDLLLEYQLTRPGPARERLAQRVIPLLSSPHLIDALEAHLVHGADRKTASRLIHVHPNTFTYRLRRIAELTGLDPADPKDSRMLAASLTVYRLDSLENEKTRYSTCASNSG; encoded by the coding sequence ATGCTCGCCGAACACCCCGTTTCCGAACTCCCCGCGCTGCCCGCGCTGACCGCCCGCCTGCTGACGCGGTGGCCACAGATCTCCGAGCGCATGCTCGCCGACGGACTCGGCGCCAACGCGCCCGCCGAACTGCCCGACGGACACTTCACCGCGGAAGTGCTGCCGACCATCTACGCCTGCGGGCGGGCGGTGCTCGAGGCGATCGGCGCCGACCGGGAGTTCACCTACGCCGAGGTGGCGGCCTTCGTCGCGCCCGTCGCCGAGCGGCACGCCGAGGACCGGCTGCCGTTGCCGATGCTCATCGGTGCGATCCACGGCTCGGCGCAGTCGGTATTCGCCGAGGCGCTGTCGCTGGCCCTGCCCACCGAGACCGCGGAGATGGCGCGAGTGGGTTGCCGCCTGCTCGACCTGCTGCGCCACATCAACATGACGGTCGTGGAGACCTACACCGAGGTCGAACAGTCGATCTATCACGCCGAACGCGAGGCGCGCCGGGAGCTGTGTTCGGCACTGGTGCGCGGTCTACCCGCCGAGGAGCTCGCGGCCCGCGCCGACACGATCCTCGCCGACCAGTACACGGTGCTGGCGATCCACCTGAGCGAGCCGCCGCGCGTCGGTACCGCGGCCAACCTGGTGACCAGACGACGGATCCGGGTATTGCAGCGCGCGCTGGACGAACTCACCGGCACCACCACCCCCGCCACCTTCGACGGCGCGCACGGCATCGCGTTGCTGAGTCACAGTTCCGAGACCGACGTGCTCGACCCGGCGAGGTTCGACGAACTCGCCGACCGCCTGCGCGTCCAGTTCGGTGTACCGGTGTATCTGGCCGAATTCTCCGGTGTCAGCCGTTCGGCGATTCCAGCCACGGCCAGGGACGCCACCGAACTGACCGAACTGGCGCGACTGCGCGGCAAGCCCGGCGGCTGTTACCGGCTCGACGATCTGCTGCTCGAATATCAGCTCACCCGGCCCGGCCCGGCCCGAGAACGTCTGGCGCAGCGGGTGATTCCGCTCCTGAGCAGTCCGCACCTGATCGACGCGCTGGAAGCCCATCTCGTGCACGGCGCCGATCGCAAAACGGCGTCACGACTCATTCACGTGCACCCGAATACTTTCACCTACCGCCTGCGCCGGATCGCCGAACTCACCGGCCTCGACCCGGCCGATCCGAAAGATTCGCGCATGCTCGCCGCGTCGCTCACGGTATATCGGCTCGACTCTCTGGAGAACGAAAAAACCCGCTATTCGACGTGTGCTTCGAATAGCGGGTAA
- a CDS encoding DM13 domain-containing protein has product MSTRRTLFTVIALGSVAAVAVALYLFQPWRLFTTVTVDEAPIVAVDGAPPPVIAEGAFVSHEHNTSGTAQLQRTSEGTIVLRIVDLNTSDGPALHVWLTDQPVIADDWYNFDDGNHIDLGSLKGNEGNQNYELPAGTDLATVKSVSIWCERFRVSFGAADLAPV; this is encoded by the coding sequence ATGAGCACCCGCCGGACCCTGTTCACCGTCATCGCCCTCGGCTCGGTCGCGGCCGTGGCCGTGGCCCTCTACCTGTTCCAGCCGTGGCGGCTGTTCACCACGGTGACCGTCGACGAGGCGCCGATCGTCGCGGTGGACGGTGCGCCACCGCCGGTGATCGCCGAGGGCGCCTTCGTCTCCCATGAGCACAACACCTCCGGCACCGCGCAGCTCCAGCGCACGTCAGAGGGCACGATCGTGCTGCGGATCGTCGACCTGAACACCTCGGACGGGCCCGCCTTGCACGTGTGGCTCACCGATCAGCCGGTGATCGCCGACGATTGGTACAACTTCGACGACGGCAACCACATCGACCTCGGGTCGCTGAAGGGGAACGAGGGCAACCAGAACTACGAGCTGCCCGCCGGCACCGATCTGGCCACGGTGAAGTCGGTGAGCATCTGGTGCGAGCGCTTCCGCGTGTCCTTCGGCGCCGCCGATCTGGCGCCCGTGTAG
- a CDS encoding lipase family protein: MTVDVAVPTWHDAPLLPPDDPFYDAPPGLDALAPGTVVRSRPVEIALFGVIRQRITAWQLLYRTCDLDGAPEVSVTTVLLPWGEGTRPRPLVSFQCAIDAVAPQCFPSYALRRGAWTIGSIAPLELPIIAMALEQGWAVSVPDHEGAGGRFGAAREPGYRALDGIRAALDFAPMALAPTTSVALWGYSGGGLATAWAAELAAEYAPELNIVGAAAGSPVGDPAAAFVRLNGGWFAGFPAAFVAGLRQAYPELDAVLRDHLDARYHGLLGEAEERSTFALLLRFARHDVARHLRGGMAELLAEPVLRRILADIEPGTRAPAAPLLVVQGVNDEVIAVADIDAHVRRYERAGATVRYLRVRRGSHLPLEFLIVPTILDWLTDRFAGVPAPTGTCTVASVARSPRALRTYFAFVRLALRMLAGLPIGGTDAGLSGERNKLRHSESEHSYVPEKAALAVEC, encoded by the coding sequence ATGACCGTCGACGTCGCGGTCCCGACCTGGCACGATGCGCCGCTGCTGCCGCCCGATGACCCGTTCTACGACGCTCCACCCGGTCTCGACGCGCTCGCGCCGGGCACGGTGGTGCGGTCGCGGCCGGTGGAGATCGCGCTGTTCGGGGTGATCCGGCAGCGGATCACGGCCTGGCAATTGCTGTACCGCACCTGCGATCTCGACGGCGCGCCGGAAGTCTCGGTGACGACGGTGCTGCTGCCGTGGGGGGAGGGCACGCGGCCCCGGCCGCTGGTGTCGTTCCAGTGCGCGATCGATGCTGTCGCACCGCAGTGCTTTCCGTCGTACGCGTTGCGGCGCGGCGCGTGGACGATCGGTTCGATCGCGCCGCTCGAGCTGCCGATCATCGCGATGGCACTGGAGCAGGGCTGGGCGGTGTCGGTTCCCGACCACGAAGGGGCCGGTGGCCGGTTCGGGGCGGCGCGGGAACCCGGATACCGTGCGCTGGACGGGATCAGGGCGGCCCTGGATTTCGCCCCGATGGCGTTGGCGCCCACCACTTCTGTCGCACTGTGGGGCTATTCGGGTGGCGGGTTGGCGACGGCGTGGGCCGCGGAACTGGCCGCCGAGTACGCGCCGGAGCTGAATATCGTCGGCGCGGCGGCAGGCTCGCCGGTCGGTGACCCGGCCGCGGCCTTCGTGCGGCTCAACGGCGGCTGGTTCGCGGGGTTCCCCGCGGCGTTCGTCGCGGGACTGCGGCAGGCCTATCCCGAACTGGACGCGGTGCTGCGCGATCACCTCGACGCGCGATACCACGGTCTGCTCGGTGAGGCCGAGGAGCGCAGTACCTTCGCCCTGCTGCTGCGGTTCGCCCGTCACGACGTGGCCCGGCATCTGCGCGGCGGCATGGCGGAGTTGCTCGCCGAACCCGTCCTGCGCCGCATTCTCGCCGACATCGAACCCGGCACGCGCGCGCCCGCCGCCCCGCTGCTGGTCGTCCAGGGGGTGAACGACGAGGTGATCGCCGTCGCCGACATCGACGCGCACGTGCGACGGTACGAGCGGGCAGGCGCGACGGTGCGCTATCTCCGCGTGCGCCGGGGTTCGCACCTGCCACTCGAATTCCTCATCGTGCCCACGATTCTCGACTGGCTCACCGACAGATTCGCCGGTGTTCCCGCACCGACCGGCACCTGCACGGTGGCCTCCGTCGCCCGTTCGCCACGGGCTCTTCGTACGTACTTCGCCTTCGTGCGGTTGGCGCTGCGCATGCTCGCCGGTCTACCGATCGGCGGTACGGACGCGGGGCTGTCAGGAGAACGAAACAAGCTGCGTCACAGCGAGTCCGAACATTCGTATGTTCCAGAGAAGGCCGCGCTCGCGGTCGAATGCTGA
- a CDS encoding response regulator: MTTTVRLLICDDHAVVRAGLHALLSSAPGIEVIGEAADGPAAVALAASLCPDVVLMDLQLGSDMDGVEATRRITAQPAPTPHVLVLTTYDTDADITRAIEAGATGYLLKAERPEELFAAIHAAASGQTALSAPVAAKVMAKMRNPGPTLTARERDILGQLAHGLGNREIARALHISEATVKTHLGRIYDKLGVDTRAAAVAVATERRLLA, encoded by the coding sequence GTGACCACCACCGTGCGCCTGTTGATCTGTGACGATCACGCCGTCGTCCGCGCCGGACTGCACGCGCTGCTGTCGAGCGCGCCCGGTATCGAGGTCATCGGCGAAGCCGCCGACGGCCCGGCCGCCGTCGCGCTCGCCGCGAGCCTGTGCCCCGATGTGGTGCTGATGGACCTACAGCTCGGCAGTGACATGGACGGCGTCGAAGCCACTCGCCGGATCACCGCCCAGCCCGCACCGACCCCGCACGTTCTGGTGCTCACCACCTACGACACCGACGCCGACATCACGCGCGCGATCGAGGCGGGCGCCACCGGATACCTGCTCAAGGCCGAGCGGCCCGAAGAGCTGTTCGCCGCCATCCACGCCGCCGCGAGCGGGCAGACCGCGCTGTCGGCGCCGGTCGCCGCCAAGGTGATGGCCAAGATGCGCAATCCGGGCCCCACGCTCACCGCTCGTGAGCGTGACATCCTCGGCCAACTCGCGCACGGCCTCGGTAACCGGGAGATCGCGCGCGCCCTGCACATCAGCGAGGCCACGGTGAAAACGCATCTGGGCCGCATCTACGACAAGCTCGGCGTCGACACCCGCGCGGCGGCGGTCGCGGTGGCAACCGAGCGGCGCCTGCTCGCCTGA
- a CDS encoding sensor histidine kinase — MAQLLGAQRDDTRLLAVIVHSAFYVLLAASLMRWLIRHSETRSTPLIVVLSVVIAVLYALSELRQSGRLVWFALLVLTWSVLVVLAPSFAWCAVPLVYTGLRILSERVAVILVVALTALVVVSQVRIAGWLDPNLVLAPPAVAAVTTALFVGMRRQAERQAALIDDLVRTRQELAATERREGTLAERQRLAMEIHDTLAQGLSSQRMLLQAADLVWDSDPPLAHTHLRSAAAIAERDLAEARRFVHDLAPADLAAGGSLPAALVALAERATTATLTVRCHIEGTPGPLPQRVEATLLRIAQGALANVREHADATTATITLTSLDDQIVLDVADDGRGFDPGAQADSARHRGYGLPAIRARARQLGGTCTIESAPGDGTVLTTAIPRGPGAPATADTNADR, encoded by the coding sequence ATGGCTCAGTTGCTCGGCGCTCAGCGCGATGACACGAGACTGCTTGCCGTCATCGTTCACAGTGCCTTCTATGTCCTGCTGGCCGCTTCGCTGATGCGATGGTTGATCCGGCACAGCGAGACCCGCTCGACGCCGTTGATCGTCGTCCTGTCCGTGGTGATCGCGGTGCTCTACGCGCTGAGTGAGCTGCGGCAATCAGGGCGGCTGGTGTGGTTCGCGCTGTTGGTGCTCACCTGGTCGGTGCTGGTGGTACTCGCGCCGAGTTTCGCGTGGTGCGCCGTGCCGCTGGTGTACACGGGGTTGCGCATTCTGTCGGAGCGGGTCGCGGTGATCCTCGTTGTGGCGCTCACGGCGCTGGTGGTGGTGAGCCAGGTGCGCATCGCCGGTTGGCTCGATCCGAATCTGGTGCTCGCCCCGCCCGCGGTGGCAGCGGTGACCACGGCGCTGTTCGTCGGGATGCGCCGTCAGGCCGAACGGCAGGCCGCCCTGATCGACGACCTGGTGCGCACCAGACAGGAGCTCGCGGCCACCGAACGCAGGGAAGGCACCCTGGCCGAACGGCAACGGCTGGCCATGGAGATCCACGACACCCTCGCGCAGGGACTGTCGAGTCAGCGCATGCTGCTCCAAGCCGCCGACCTGGTGTGGGACAGCGATCCACCCCTCGCGCACACCCATCTGCGCTCGGCAGCCGCCATCGCCGAACGCGACCTGGCCGAAGCTCGCCGGTTCGTCCACGACCTCGCTCCGGCCGATCTCGCCGCGGGCGGATCGCTGCCCGCCGCGCTGGTGGCCCTGGCCGAGCGGGCGACGACCGCGACCCTGACCGTGCGTTGCCATATAGAAGGAACGCCGGGGCCGTTGCCTCAGCGGGTCGAGGCCACCCTGTTGCGCATCGCTCAGGGCGCGCTGGCCAATGTGCGCGAACACGCGGACGCCACCACCGCCACCATCACGCTGACCAGTCTCGACGACCAGATCGTGCTCGACGTCGCCGACGACGGGCGCGGCTTCGACCCCGGCGCGCAGGCCGATTCCGCGCGACATCGGGGATACGGTCTGCCCGCGATTCGGGCACGCGCGCGTCAACTCGGCGGCACCTGCACCATCGAATCCGCGCCCGGCGACGGCACAGTGCTCACCACGGCCATTCCGCGCGGTCCGGGCGCACCGGCCACCGCCGACACGAATGCCGACCGCTGA